One window of Microbacterium sediminis genomic DNA carries:
- the purD gene encoding phosphoribosylamine--glycine ligase: MKILVLGSGAREHAIVLALRSEPTAHEILAAPGNAGIAQDARIVDLDMLDPVAVSAYAIEHAVDLVVVGPEAPLVAGVADALRERGIPVFGPGKAAAQLEGSKAFAKRIMESAGVPTGRAARAGTAEEVAAALDAFGAPYVVKADGLAAGKGVIVTSDREAALAHAAQYLPSGAVLIEEFLSGPEVSLFFLSDGDTVRALSPAQDFKRALDGDAGPNTGGMGAYSPLPWLAERFGGEAEFVAEVTERVALPVIRQLDAEGTPFVGLLYAGLILTESGVKVIEFNARFGDPETQVVLPRLRTPLSELLLAAARGTLEDAPAPEFADDVAVTVVLASEGYPEAPITGRPLGGLAEAATVEGVHLAHAATRAEGDGLVATGGRVLNVVATAPDFATARERAYAAIDRITLEGSHHRRDIAARVV; encoded by the coding sequence GTGAAGATCCTCGTCCTCGGTTCGGGCGCGCGCGAGCACGCCATCGTCCTGGCGCTCCGCTCGGAGCCCACCGCCCACGAGATCCTCGCGGCGCCGGGCAACGCCGGCATCGCCCAGGACGCGCGGATCGTCGACTTGGACATGCTCGACCCCGTCGCCGTGAGCGCCTACGCGATCGAGCACGCGGTCGACCTCGTCGTCGTCGGCCCCGAGGCCCCGCTCGTCGCGGGCGTGGCCGATGCGCTGCGCGAGCGCGGCATCCCGGTGTTCGGCCCGGGCAAGGCGGCCGCGCAGCTGGAGGGATCCAAGGCCTTCGCCAAGCGGATCATGGAGTCGGCGGGCGTGCCCACGGGACGCGCCGCCCGCGCCGGCACCGCCGAGGAGGTCGCCGCCGCGCTCGACGCGTTCGGCGCCCCCTACGTGGTCAAGGCCGATGGCCTCGCGGCGGGCAAGGGCGTCATCGTGACCTCCGATCGCGAGGCCGCGCTCGCCCACGCGGCCCAATACCTGCCCAGCGGGGCGGTGCTGATCGAGGAGTTCCTCTCAGGCCCCGAGGTGTCGCTCTTCTTCCTCAGCGACGGCGACACCGTGCGCGCGCTGAGCCCCGCCCAGGACTTCAAGCGGGCGCTCGACGGCGACGCCGGCCCGAACACGGGCGGCATGGGCGCCTACTCGCCGCTGCCGTGGCTGGCCGAGCGGTTCGGCGGCGAGGCCGAGTTCGTCGCCGAGGTCACCGAGCGGGTCGCCCTCCCCGTCATCCGCCAGCTCGATGCCGAGGGCACGCCGTTCGTCGGCCTGCTCTACGCCGGCCTGATCCTCACCGAGAGCGGCGTGAAGGTGATCGAGTTCAACGCCCGCTTCGGCGATCCCGAGACCCAGGTGGTGCTGCCGCGACTGCGCACGCCGCTGTCGGAGCTGCTGCTGGCCGCCGCGCGCGGCACGCTGGAGGACGCCCCGGCCCCGGAGTTCGCGGACGACGTCGCCGTGACCGTGGTCCTGGCCAGCGAGGGCTACCCGGAGGCGCCGATCACCGGCCGCCCGCTCGGCGGGCTCGCCGAGGCCGCCACCGTCGAGGGCGTGCACCTCGCGCACGCCGCCACGCGCGCCGAGGGCGACGGCCTCGTCGCCACGGGCGGCCGCGTGTTGAACGTCGTCGCCACGGCGCCCGACTTCGCGACCGCCCGCGAGCGCGCCTACGCGGCGATCGACCGGATCACGCTCGAGGGATCGCACCACCGCCGCGACATCGCCGCACGCGTGGTCTGA
- a CDS encoding response regulator yields MTTGQPDRPIRVLVVDDDFLARSAVEAILAPRPDIEVIGTASGGAEAIELARAHRPDVVLMDVQMPGMDGIETTRELLRHVDTQVAAMTSIAGADTVARMLEAGAYGYVLKETAPADLAHAVVTVARGDAFLSPLHTRQLIERLTVDSGAGERRHAAEVVETLTDRERDVARLVATGASDDEISRELHLAPSTVKSHIQQARLKLGARNRTQMAVIVDRAMRGPAF; encoded by the coding sequence GTGACCACCGGTCAGCCCGATCGCCCGATTCGCGTCCTCGTCGTCGACGACGACTTTCTCGCACGCTCCGCCGTGGAGGCGATCCTGGCACCCCGTCCCGACATCGAGGTGATCGGCACCGCTTCGGGCGGCGCGGAGGCGATCGAACTCGCGCGGGCGCACCGCCCCGACGTCGTGCTCATGGACGTCCAGATGCCCGGCATGGACGGCATCGAGACGACCCGCGAGCTGCTGCGACACGTGGACACGCAGGTGGCCGCGATGACGAGCATCGCCGGAGCCGACACCGTGGCGCGGATGCTCGAGGCGGGCGCGTACGGCTACGTGCTCAAGGAGACGGCGCCGGCCGATCTCGCCCACGCGGTGGTCACGGTGGCGCGCGGCGACGCGTTCCTGTCTCCGCTGCACACACGGCAGCTCATCGAGCGCCTCACCGTCGACTCCGGCGCGGGCGAGCGTCGCCACGCCGCGGAGGTCGTCGAGACCCTGACCGATCGGGAGCGCGACGTCGCGCGGCTGGTGGCCACCGGCGCGAGCGACGACGAGATCTCGCGGGAGCTGCACCTCGCGCCGTCGACCGTGAAGTCACACATCCAGCAGGCGCGGCTCAAGCTCGGCGCGCGCAACCGCACGCAGATGGCGGTGATCGTCGACCGGGCGATGCGGGGCCCGGCGTTCTGA
- a CDS encoding sterol carrier family protein: protein MAKRIETGEGRAALEAVRAAGAAGERPPRPALATAVRYLLQLLVEKAPGNTVEVRVPPFGAAQVVQGPRHTRGTPPNVVEMDAAVWIAVATGEATWDDALAEGRISASGVRADLAPLLPLRP from the coding sequence ATGGCGAAGCGGATCGAGACGGGCGAGGGGCGCGCGGCGCTCGAGGCCGTGCGCGCGGCCGGCGCGGCGGGGGAGCGGCCCCCGCGCCCCGCCCTCGCCACCGCCGTGCGCTACCTGCTGCAGCTGCTCGTCGAGAAGGCCCCGGGCAACACCGTCGAGGTGCGGGTGCCGCCGTTCGGCGCGGCGCAGGTGGTGCAGGGCCCGCGGCACACGCGCGGCACCCCGCCCAACGTCGTCGAGATGGACGCGGCCGTGTGGATCGCCGTCGCCACGGGCGAGGCCACCTGGGATGACGCGCTCGCCGAGGGGCGCATCTCGGCCTCCGGGGTCCGCGCCGACCTCGCGCCCCTGCTGCCCCTGCGCCCCTGA
- a CDS encoding MFS transporter, producing MTALPADERWRGVAGGAMLIGVAVMAAIYAPQPLLAEIAAEFGRTALEANLVVSMTTLGIACGVFPAAWIADRVGRGPVLAVSLGCGALLTLVTAATPDWAVIVAARFLAGLLMSGVLVSAVVWTGAAVPRLRRARVAAAYVSGTTIGGMSGRIAAGLGAEAWGWRAGIVLVDVLVVLGGVCGVIAVTMLARRRPSEAPAATGGTRVVVSWTVRARLYAIAFFAMAAFIGVYNAIAFRMTHPPFSLGVGLTSMLFLGYIAGTVTSVRAGALIDRIGVRATILVGIALELAGILATLIESLLAIIPGLLLMAAGFFVLHAAASATVPAVSPRPTVGSAWYTLWYYAGSSAGSLLLGAAWDAGRWPAVGALAAAMALAAAVSAATLPSRPGGR from the coding sequence ATGACCGCGCTGCCCGCCGACGAGAGATGGCGCGGCGTCGCGGGCGGGGCGATGCTCATCGGCGTCGCGGTGATGGCGGCGATCTACGCCCCGCAGCCGCTGCTCGCCGAGATCGCGGCCGAGTTCGGACGCACGGCGCTCGAGGCCAACCTCGTCGTCTCGATGACCACGCTCGGCATCGCGTGCGGCGTCTTCCCCGCGGCGTGGATCGCCGATCGCGTGGGTCGCGGCCCGGTGCTCGCGGTGTCGCTCGGGTGCGGGGCGCTCCTCACGCTTGTGACGGCCGCGACGCCCGACTGGGCCGTGATCGTGGCGGCCCGCTTCCTCGCCGGGCTCCTCATGAGCGGGGTGCTCGTCTCGGCGGTGGTGTGGACGGGAGCGGCGGTGCCCCGCCTGCGTCGTGCGCGCGTGGCGGCCGCCTACGTCTCGGGCACGACGATCGGCGGCATGAGCGGTCGCATCGCCGCCGGCCTCGGCGCCGAGGCGTGGGGCTGGCGCGCGGGCATCGTGCTCGTGGACGTGCTCGTCGTGCTGGGCGGCGTCTGCGGCGTGATCGCGGTGACGATGCTCGCCCGCCGCCGCCCGTCCGAGGCGCCCGCCGCCACGGGCGGCACCCGCGTGGTGGTGAGCTGGACGGTCCGGGCGCGGCTCTACGCGATCGCGTTCTTCGCGATGGCCGCCTTCATCGGCGTCTACAACGCCATCGCGTTCCGCATGACGCACCCGCCCTTCTCGCTCGGCGTGGGGCTCACCTCGATGCTGTTCCTCGGCTACATCGCCGGCACGGTCACGTCGGTCCGGGCGGGCGCCCTGATCGACCGGATCGGCGTGCGGGCGACCATCCTCGTCGGGATCGCGCTTGAGCTCGCCGGGATCCTCGCGACGCTGATCGAGAGCCTCCTCGCGATCATCCCGGGCCTGCTGCTCATGGCGGCCGGGTTCTTCGTGCTGCACGCCGCCGCGTCGGCGACCGTGCCGGCGGTCTCGCCGCGCCCGACGGTCGGATCCGCCTGGTACACGCTCTGGTACTACGCCGGATCGTCCGCGGGCTCGCTCCTCCTCGGCGCCGCCTGGGACGCCGGCCGCTGGCCCGCGGTGGGCGCGCTCGCCGCGGCGATGGCCCTCGCCGCGGCCGTCAGCGCCGCGACCCTGCCGAGCCGCCCCGGCGGCCGCTGA